In Colius striatus isolate bColStr4 chromosome 17, bColStr4.1.hap1, whole genome shotgun sequence, the following proteins share a genomic window:
- the RFC5 gene encoding replication factor C subunit 5 isoform X1: MARAAGGNLPWVEKYRPQALSELVSHQDILSTVQRFISEDRLPHLLLYGPPGTGKTSTILACARQLYREREFGSMVLELNASDDRGIDIVRGPILSFASTRTIFKKGFKLVILDEADAMTQDAQNALRRVIEKFTENTRFCLICNYLSKIIPALQSRCTRFRFGPLTPELMVPRLQHVIQEEGVDVSEDGMKALVTLSSGDMRRALNILQSTTMAFGKVTEENVYTCTGHPLKSDIANILDWMLNQDFTTAYHRIMELKTLKGLALQDILTELHLFVHRVDFPPSIRIQLLIKMADIEYRLAAGTSEKIQLSSLIAAFQVTRDLIVAQA; the protein is encoded by the exons ATGGCGCGAGCCGCTGGCGGGAACCTGCCGTG GGTGGAGAAATACCGGCCGCAGGCGCTGTCGGAGCTGGTGTCGCACCAGGATATCCTCAGCACCG TGCAGCGGTTCATCAGTGAGGACAGACTCCCCCACCTTCTCCTCTATGGCCCTCCTGGCACTGGGAAGACCTCGACCATCCTGGCCTGTGCCAGGCAGCTCTACAGGGAGCGGGAGTTTGGCTCCATGGTGCTGGAG CTCAACGCCTCTGATGACCGTGGGATCGACATCGTCCGAGGGCCCATCCTCAGCTTTGCCAGCACCAGGACTATCTTTAA GAAAGGCTTCAAGCTCGTCATCCTGGATGAAGCCGATGCCATGACCCAGGATGCTCAGAACGCCCTGAGGCGCG TGATTGAGAAGTTCACTGAAAACACTCGCTTTTGCCTCATCTGCAACTACCTGTCCAAGAtcatcccagccctgcagtCCCGCTGCACCCGCTTCCGCTTCGGCCCCCTCACCCCCGAGCTCATGGTGCCCCGGCTGCAGCACGTCATCCAGGAGGAGGG GGTGGATGTGAGTGAGGATGGGATGAAGGCTCTGGTGACCCTCTCGAGTGGTGACATGCGAAGAGCCCTCAATATCTTGCAG agcACCACGATGGCCTTTGggaaggtgacagaggagaaCGTCTACACCTGTACAGGTCACCCCCTCAAGTCTGACATCGCCAACATCCTCGACTGGATGCTGAACCAGGACTTTACCACTGCCTACCACA GAATCATGGAGCTGAAGACACTGAAGGGCTTGGCCCTGCAGGACATCCTCACAGAGCTCCATCTGTTTGTGCACAGAG tTGATTTCCCCCCCTCAATCCGCATCCAGCTGCTGATCAAGATGGCAGACATCGA GTACCggctggctgctggcaccagTGAAAAGATTCAGCTGAGCTCCCTCATCGCTGCTTTCCAAGTCACCAGGGACCTGATTGTAGCCCAAGCCTGA
- the RFC5 gene encoding replication factor C subunit 5 isoform X2, protein MVLELNASDDRGIDIVRGPILSFASTRTIFKKGFKLVILDEADAMTQDAQNALRRVIEKFTENTRFCLICNYLSKIIPALQSRCTRFRFGPLTPELMVPRLQHVIQEEGVDVSEDGMKALVTLSSGDMRRALNILQSTTMAFGKVTEENVYTCTGHPLKSDIANILDWMLNQDFTTAYHRIMELKTLKGLALQDILTELHLFVHRVDFPPSIRIQLLIKMADIEYRLAAGTSEKIQLSSLIAAFQVTRDLIVAQA, encoded by the exons ATGGTGCTGGAG CTCAACGCCTCTGATGACCGTGGGATCGACATCGTCCGAGGGCCCATCCTCAGCTTTGCCAGCACCAGGACTATCTTTAA GAAAGGCTTCAAGCTCGTCATCCTGGATGAAGCCGATGCCATGACCCAGGATGCTCAGAACGCCCTGAGGCGCG TGATTGAGAAGTTCACTGAAAACACTCGCTTTTGCCTCATCTGCAACTACCTGTCCAAGAtcatcccagccctgcagtCCCGCTGCACCCGCTTCCGCTTCGGCCCCCTCACCCCCGAGCTCATGGTGCCCCGGCTGCAGCACGTCATCCAGGAGGAGGG GGTGGATGTGAGTGAGGATGGGATGAAGGCTCTGGTGACCCTCTCGAGTGGTGACATGCGAAGAGCCCTCAATATCTTGCAG agcACCACGATGGCCTTTGggaaggtgacagaggagaaCGTCTACACCTGTACAGGTCACCCCCTCAAGTCTGACATCGCCAACATCCTCGACTGGATGCTGAACCAGGACTTTACCACTGCCTACCACA GAATCATGGAGCTGAAGACACTGAAGGGCTTGGCCCTGCAGGACATCCTCACAGAGCTCCATCTGTTTGTGCACAGAG tTGATTTCCCCCCCTCAATCCGCATCCAGCTGCTGATCAAGATGGCAGACATCGA GTACCggctggctgctggcaccagTGAAAAGATTCAGCTGAGCTCCCTCATCGCTGCTTTCCAAGTCACCAGGGACCTGATTGTAGCCCAAGCCTGA
- the WSB2 gene encoding WD repeat and SOCS box-containing protein 2 — MKPSGDEPVLLAELKPGRPQRYDWKSSCETWSVAFSPDGTWFAWSQGHCVVKLIPWPLQEAELWKTSERKSRGGKGEPKSHGAAKEKTLECGQIVWGLAFSAWPADTEPACAGGLPCLILATGLNDGHIKVWEVQTGHLLFSLLGHQDVVRDLSFAPNGSLILVSASRDKTLRVWDLSRDGRQVQVLSGHVQWVYCCSISPDCSMLCSAAGEKSALLWSMRSYTLIRRLEGHQSSVVSCDFSPDSALLVTASYDACVIMWDPYTGEQLRTLRHVPLHSALDYSSEVHTSSLRSVCFSPEGLYLATVADDRLLRIWALELRAPVAFAPMTNGLCCMYFPHGGFIATGTRDGHVQFWSAPRVLSSLKHLCRKALRTFLTTYQVLALPIPRKLKEFLTYRTF, encoded by the exons ATGAAGCCGAGCGGAG ACGAGCCGGTGCTGCTGGCGGAGCTGAAGCCGGGCCGGCCCCAGCGCTACGACTGGAAATCCAGCTGCGAGACCTGGAGCGTGGCCTTCTCGCCCGACGGCACCTGGTTCGCGTGGTCGCAGGGACACTGCGTGGTCAAGCTCATTCCCTGGCCGCTGCAGGAGGCCGAGCT CTGGAAAACCTCGGAGCGGAAGAGCCGCGGCGGCAAAGGGGAGCCCAAGAGCCACGGGGCAGCCAAGGAGAAGACGCTGGAGTGTGGGCAGATCGTGTGGGGCTTGGCCTTCAGCGCCTGGCCCGCGGACACGGAGCCGGCCTGCGCCGGGGGGCTGCCCTGCCTCATCCTGGCCACCGGCCTCAACGACGGGCACATCAAGGTCTGGGAGGTGCAGACAG gacATCTTCTCTTCAGCCTCTTGGGACACCAGGATGTTGTCAGAGACCTGAGCTTTGCTCCCAACGGAAGCCTCATCCTCGTGTCAGCCTCACGGGACAAGACCTTGCGTGTCTGGGACCTGAGCAGAGATG GGCGGCAGGTCCAGGTGCTGTCAGGCCACGTGCAGTGGGTCTACTGCTGCTCCATCTCCCCGGACTGCAgcatgctctgctctgctgctggagagaagtcG GCACTGCTGTGGAGCATGAGATCCTACACCCTGATCCGCAGGCTGGAGGGGCACCAGAGCAGTGTGGTGTCCTGTGACTTCTCTCCAGACTCAGCTCTCCTGGTCACTGCCTCCTATGATGCCTGTGTCATCATGTGGGACCCCTACAccggggagcagctgaggacacTGCG ccacgTCCCCTTGCACTCAGCACTGGACTACAGCAGTGAGGTTCACACCAGCTCCCTGCGTTCTGTCTGCTTCTCCCCTGAGGGGCTCTACTTGGCCACAGTGGCAGATGACAG GCTCCTGAGGATCTGGGCATTGGAGCTACGGGCTCCTGTGGCATTTGCTCCCATGACCAATGGCCTGTGCTGCATGTACTTTCCCCATGGAGGTTTCATTGCCACAGG GACCAGAGATGGCCATGTCCAATTCTGGAGTGCTCCCAGGGTCCTCTCGTCTCTCAAGCACTTGTGTCGCAAAGCTCTACGCACCTTCCTCACCACCTACCAGGTCCTGGCTCTCCCCATCCCCAGGAAACTGAAGGAATTCCTCACTTATAGGACCTTTTAA